DNA sequence from the Armigeres subalbatus isolate Guangzhou_Male chromosome 1, GZ_Asu_2, whole genome shotgun sequence genome:
CGCTTTGCGAGTAAGTTTGAGTGTTTTTTGTAGGAATAATTTTAATTGTTCAAATGTAATTTAACAGGGTTGCAGATTTTATTCATGTTATCGGCTATGATTTACgcggctggtggaataattttGCAGATGTGCATAGCCCAATGGCGGATCGCTCACACGATGAAGGTAATTTCGTAGGGCTAAATGTTCAAAATGGAGTCAACCATTGGTTACATGGAGGTTGCCTGCCTAGTAAAGTAGTGCTTGGCGTCCCGCTGTTCGGTCGAACATATCTGTTGGATACACCGGAAGGCAACAGTGTGGGATCCCCAACTATAGGCGCAGGATCCGCTGGCGAATACACAAACGAACCAGGATACCTTGGCTATTGTGAAATCTGCCCGTTGCTGCCTCAGATGACATTGCAGTGGGATGAGATGGCACAATGTCCATATGCATTTAACAAAGTTGAGTGGATTGGATACGAGGATGAAAGATCACTGAGAGCAAAAATCGACTGGGCAGTGCAAAACCGTCTGGCTGGAATATATGCTTTCTCACTTGATTTGGACGACTATCGCGGTACTTGTGGAAAAGCATATCCATTGACTAGACTTATTTCAAAATACTACGAAGAAACTAAGAAGGATACTTTGGTCACGTGGCCCAGAGAAAACACAAAAGTGtgattataataattattagaTATATCATATTTCATTCGATGTACTTATGGCTTACAGCATTAATGTAACTCCTGTTTTATGTCAGACTTGGTATTTATTTTCTTCATCTTTATTGCATGTAGATTAAAACACAATGAAAATAGCAATCATCTTATTACTTTTCTCAAATGAAAGAAATATgccaatcattttgaaaatttttgcttCTGTTTCACGTAACCCTTCAATACGTGTTTAACAATTGGACAAATCGGGATCCAATTCACAAGTTTCTTTGATGTGATTCAGTTTAAGTTGTGCATAAGTTGTGGAGTTTAGTAGGTAAAGGCACggtatttttaagtttaatgcTGTGGGGTCGATTCCTGGCTCCACCTTCCACCAGGGGATTTTCCGGATTGCAAATTTTCTGGGTCCAGGGTATTATTGTTCTTACCACACAATATAAAGGTTCATTCGCAAATTaggtaacgctaaatttggcaATTTTAAACACCCAATCACTTTCTCATAAGGTTTTATGTGAGGCATAATTAATGTTTCAAAGTTTGTTGTTCCATTAACTAGCACTCTCACATGAATGAGAAGGGCTTAATCACAAGCGAGACAATAAATTGCGTCATAATAAAATCCGGTTTGGAGCAGGTCAGCGACGCATCAACTATTCTGCTTCTGTTGAATGAATACATCATCCATAATCGACATCGATATTAGTTATAATGTAGTTCTCCATTCATAAATTAGATGTGTGAGCGATTAATTTGAAAAGATCAGTATTAATTTAAGAAAGCAGTTCTTCAAACTGATTATAACAGCAGATAGAATAGATTTTTAATGTAATCAATATGGTTTGGTCGCCCTTTTATCAATTGCTTTATCCGACAATTACATCGCAAAAGGAGCACAGTTAAACGTAGTGATTAGGGCGGAGCTTTTATCAAAATTGACGGAAAAATCTGCAAAACAATTATGGCGTGCACTGAGTTCAGTATTTACGCGGAGGAAACGTTCCACATAATACCACGTAAATACGTTACACGTTCGAAATCCACGTAAAAAAAACGACTGTATTGACAATTCGACATTTTGATTTCCGAGCTTTTGGAAAACAAACCGTAAAAAAACGTAATCCGCGTAAAAACACGTAAATCCCAGAACTCGTGTAAAAAAGTCGCGAGAAAGGCGAcccgtttgaaaaaaaaaacgcgcgaCCCCAGTATATCATTGGTTTTTAAGCCTGTGAAGGGAATAGGAATTATTCTGGCAATAATTGTGGTTATAACTTGCTTATAATCTATGCACTAAAAAATGTTCATTTACGAGAATTCACGATTCTCTTTTCACACTCACTGATAAATTAATTCGGCTCGTTTATTTAAAGGATCAATCACTATTCTCACATTCCGTTATTTCCCACGCACCCTAAAGCTATAAATGACTAATCCCATAAGTAACATGTTTATAAACAGTACTGATCGGTGGCATTTCCAGTTTTTCTACATTCGCGTCAAGCGCGTGTCTGGATGACAAGACCTGTTGTCGTTCACGTTCAGTTGCATTTCCAACACGGCCGGTAAACCATCGAATCTTCTTCATCATGAGACTCAACCAAGGTACTAGTTTGTCCAATCGCATATATCTACACGTTACGCATTCCCTTCAGATTCAACAGTTAATTTAGTTCATAAAACAAATGTGCTCATTTGCATTAGCTTAAACGCGAGAGATCAGTCTGTTGTATATTGCTTTAATTATTTGCTTCATTTGCAGTATTATCACGAACGCTTGCATGCGCATTGTTGTGCACGACGTTGATCGTCTCAATCAGAGGTCTAGTTGACGATAGCGTCAAGGGAAGACGATTTATATGCCATTATACGACATGGTCCCGTACGCGGCAAAATGACGGGGCATACACGATCGAAGACATCCCGGGGGACCTTTGTTCTCACGTGGTCTATAACTTTGTGGCAGTGCACGAAAAAACCTACGAAGTAACTGCAATGCAACCCGATTTCGATATTGGAGAAAAGGGTTTCCGCCGCTTCGCAGCATTGAAAGATAAGCACCCGAACTTGAAACTGCTGGCTGCCATCGGCGGTTGGGGTCATGGGGGTGAGAAGTTCAGCAAAATGACTGAAACCCGGGATAGGAGAAAGCGATTTGTGGCAAGTGCAGTGAAATTTTTACACAAATACGGATTTGATGGATTAGAAGTGGTTTGGTTGTACCCAGGAAACTTTGAGCGCGGCGGTAGTGTGAATGACAAGGACAACTTCTACTATTTGGTGCGAGAGCTTCAAAAAGCATTTACGGACGCAGGACGGGATTGGGAAGTAAGCGTGCAGGTACCGGCGGATAAGTCACGACTCGATGTCGGATACCAGATCGATGCCCTTTGCGA
Encoded proteins:
- the LOC134208356 gene encoding endochitinase-like is translated as MRLNQVLSRTLACALLCTTLIVSIRGLVDDSVKGRRFICHYTTWSRTRQNDGAYTIEDIPGDLCSHVVYNFVAVHEKTYEVTAMQPDFDIGEKGFRRFAALKDKHPNLKLLAAIGGWGHGGEKFSKMTETRDRRKRFVASAVKFLHKYGFDGLEVVWLYPGNFERGGSVNDKDNFYYLVRELQKAFTDAGRDWEVSVQVPADKSRLDVGYQIDALCEAADFIHVIGYDLRGWWNNFADVHSPMSDRQHDEGNFVGLNVENGVNHWLHGGCLPSKVVLGVPLFGRTYLLDTPEGNSVGSPTIGAGSAGEYTNEPGYLGYCEICTMLPNMTVQWDEKAQCPYAFNTIEWVGYEDERSLRAKIDWAVQNRLAGIYAFSLDLDDYRGHCGKPYPLTRVVHKYYEETKKDTLVVWP